From a single Toxoplasma gondii ME49 chromosome II, whole genome shotgun sequence genomic region:
- the ALP4 gene encoding actin-like protein ALP4 (encoded by transcript TGME49_221410~Gene product name based on ToxoDB Community Expert Annotation.): protein MKESAESGASSRRRSSGTPALDWSTQRQQLRRVSSGSNFASAATPEDFIFFEQLPLVLDLGTAFIKAGLGGEPEPQCVFRAGRPSELEENGKLIPSIYVKQTAAETHEALKCRLRIALDDLFFRRLSIQPRDRAFVLCEGLMKNSSEKAALVELLFEIYDVPSISFIPDLVSPLYCCGVDTGIVVDVGYQDTRVLATVLGCPYLRSLTAAGVGGASVDRELRQLLRASFANEPATVSLVESLSPEQIEEIKVTCCYVAFDLQEAASQREKRDAKRREPAGETVEFAQVESGVEAFKSEKAIQFRVNKDTILTISPECRWKACEVLFGAADGAISSIQEAIVESIRKCPFEMRRLIVQNILLCGGTTQFRGFTTRLAVELEAHLAEEPKLQTLRRFVQFGVPCFAPLLRAWTGGSMHAGLEGRQEYTKTEYERGVPVPDWTSWIFHSLPSSEDATQASAGNTAETHEPSSPETH from the exons ATGAAAGAGTCGGCGGAGTCTGGGGCGTCTTCGCGGCGCCGTTCGTCGGGGACGCCTGCGCTGGACTGGAGCacgcagaggcagcagctgcggcgaGTCTCTTCAGGCTCGAACTTTGCGTCTGCGGCGACTCCTGAAGATTTCATTTTCTTTGAGCAGTTGCCGCTGGTCCTCGACTTGGGCACTGCCTTCATCAAGGCTGGCCTGGGAGGCGAGCCGGAGCCGCAGTGCGTCTTCCGTGCAGGTCGTCCTTCCGAACTGGAAGAAAATGGAAAGCTCATCCCGAGCATCTACGTGAAACAAACGGCGGCAGAAACGCATGAGGCGCTCAAGTGCAGGCTCCGCATCGCTCTCGAcgatctcttcttccgtcgccTCTCGATTCAGCCCCGGGACCGGGCCTTCGTCCTTTGCGAAGGCCTGATGAAGAACTCCTCCGAAAAAGCTGCTCTCGTCGAGCTCCTCTTCGAAATCTACGAT GTTCCAAGCATTTCGTTCATCCCCGAccttgtctcccctctctacTGCTGCGGAGTGGATACAGGCATCGTTGTCGATGTCGG ATACCAAGACACACGAGTTCTGGCGACGGTCTTGGGGTGTCCGTACCTCCGTTCGCTGACTGCGGCGGGCGTTGGCGGAGCCTCTGTGGATCGCGAACTTCGCCAGTTGCTGCGGGCCTCCTTTGCGAACGAACCAGCGACTGTCAGTCTG GTcgagtcgctgtctccggaACAAATCGAAGAAATCAAAGTGACATGCTGCTACGTCGCCTTCGACCTCCAAGAAGCTGCTTCacagcgggagaagagagatgcgaagagacgcgaaccAGCGGGAGAGACAGTCGAATTCGCACAAGTCGAGAGCGGAGTCGAGGCCTTCAAAAGCGAAAAGGCGATTCAGTTCCGCGTGAACAAAGACACGATTCTGACCATCAGTCCAGAGTGCCG GTGGAAGGCATGTGAAGTTCTCTTCGGCGCTGCGGATGGCGCAATCTCGTCCATCCAAGAGGCCATTGTGGA ATCCATTCGCAAATGCCCTTTCGAAATGAGAAGATTGATTGTACAAAACATCCTTCTGTGTGGAGGTACAACTCAGTTTCGAGGCTTCACAACTCGACTGGCCGTGGAACTCGA agcGCATTTGGCGGAAGAGCCAAAGCTTCAAACACTCCGACGTTTCGTCCAGTTCGGCGTTCCGTGTTTTGCTCCTCTTTTGCGAGCGTGGACGGGAGgctccatgcatgcaggcctCGAAGGCAGACAA GAGTACACAAAAACTGAGTACGAACGCGGAGTTCCTGTGCCCGACTGGACGTCGTGGATTTTCCACTCTCTTCCATCGTCAGAGGATGCCACGCAGGCGTCTGCAGGAAACACAGCCGAGACTCAcgagccttcttctccagagacacactga
- a CDS encoding hypothetical protein (encoded by transcript TGME49_221415): MLGLTKYVRMVRFQCGCCNGEATEIPNLEAEENRCRHGINSCFLRGSSWMTKGTAVAERSDLSGVLSVLFLTTKLQDFATTANGFLVA; the protein is encoded by the exons ATGCTCGGTCTGACGAAGTACGTCCGGATGGTGCGGTTTCAGTGCGGCTGCTGCaacggagaggcgacagaaatCCCAAATTtggaagctgaagaaaacagaTGCAGGCACGGCATCAATTCTTG CTTTCTTCGTGGATCTTCGTGGATGACTAAGGGCACTGCGGTGGCGGAAAGAAGCGATTTATCGGGAGTTTTATCCGTGTTATTCCTTACGACGAAGCTCCAAGACTTTGCGACCACCGCGAACGGTTTTCTCGTGGCTTGA